GTAGTGAACACTTTGTCCTGTAACCTCGCTCAGCCTCCCTAGAATGACACTCCTTCCATCTGCACCAAGATGGAATCTCACCCGAGCTAATTGGCAAATCTTCAGGCAAAAATGGATGACTGGTACTAGTCCTATAGGCAAACCCACAGAGATCACTAGTACTACAGTGAGAGTAGCTGAACTAAAACACAGACTTCTCATTATAAGAAATAATTTGCTTCACCATTACTCTCCAAAAAATATAACCTTGTACCGAGAAGCCTTCAAGTAGATTAAGCAAGAACTCAAGGATATAAGGAATGAGAGATGGCAAGAATGGTGTTCAATGCTAGATAGTCATACCTCTCTCAGTGATATTTGGCAACACCTTAGATGAGCCACTGGCACAACAAGACGCCGACAGTCAGCTCATCCCTCgccagaggaagaggcaaacagaTTAGTAGAATATTTTGCCGCCGATCATCTTCCCACAATCTCTCTGACGAATCTCGAGACATGTTCTCAATTTTATTCCCACTCAGATCAACCATTGTCGACATTGCTATTGACACACATGTAGATGCAGATCACCCAATAACAGAGCAAGAACTCAGTCTCGCTCTGTCAAATCACAAGTCTACCTCTCCTGGTGATGAAGGCAGAACATGCCAAATTCTATGCCATTTAGGAAGATGTGGTACCAACCATCTTCTGAATCTACATAATGTGTCATGGTCTTACTGCAAATTACCTACTTCTTGGAAGCATGCACACATAATTCCAATACCCATAATTCCAATATTGGACTGCTCACAGGACCATATCCCTCCTTAACTGTGAAAACCATGGAAAGAATAGTCCAAAACAGACTCTGACACAAATTACCAGATCCTCACCCTCATCTTTATGCATTTCACAAAATGGTAGGTATTTTAGACAATATTGCCACTCTACAATCCCTCCTTGACATCCCCAAAATCATCTTAGCCTTCGCACGCACTAATCCGACATCTATCACCACAATTCTTGCTGAAAAAGGAGTAAAGGGCAAACTATAGGGATGGGCCTGGAACTACCTTTCAGACGGAACAGTAGCAGTATCCTTTCAAGAACATTCATCCCTTACCCTATATTTTGAGAAGGGTACACCTCAGGACGGAATCCCTAGTACTTTCCCTGTTTTACCTCTTGGTTAAGCAGTCAGATCAACTTCCCTTTCAAGCAGTCACAAAACTCTGTTTACGCTGATATTCAGTTTGTATCCACTGGCCAACACAGATATGCACATACTGAACATGCACTTTACATCATATAATTTGCTCAACATTGGCCCTATTAAATCCTCAGCCATCTATACCTCTGGcgaccaatttcccccccccctttttttaagtaattaaacTCCCCTAGACCTCACCTACTTATCCAAGATACAATCATACAATGGGAGGAAAAATAAATGCCTCAGTTATAATTTTACTTCTAGGGATTACTCCTCCCACAACTCCAATACATCCTCCTACGAATACAACCAAGACTTCATGCCCTCTGTGGGCTTGCACCAATAACTGCAGGCGCAAGCTACTGCATCCTCCATACTTTTTACATCCAAGTCATACAGTCAGTTGTTGATTACTCTGCCTTATCGCTCCTCGAACTTACCCCTGCACAGGTCTCCAAGCTTGAGACAGTTCAAAATTAGGCCATGAGGGTTATACTTGGAGGCCACAGTTGACCCACCTAGTAAACCTCATGCAGAGACTCACCAGTGCTCCCTAAGACTACAAATTGCCAAATGTACAGCATCATATATGGCAAAGGCCTTTACTTCTAGTAGAGATATGCCTTTTAGAGAGAGAATCCTCTCCAGACTCAATATCAGACAAAATTTACTAAACAGCAAGGGCTGGCATACCAATGTCATAAAAGCAATCAAGACAGGAAGTAACACTCATTTCTTAACAAGGTGATACACAAACTCAGCTCATCCTCTTTATGAGTAACTCCCACCATGGCCTGATTCCCTTTCCAGACCATAATTGCTACTCTACCAACAAAGAAAGCACAATGTAGTTCTGTAAACCAGTCTACTGGAAATTCTGCAGCTGCCATCCATTGCCCACACTATACTGCAGGCTGGAGATTATCAGACAATTGCTCTACCCTTCAAGTTGAAGTCTATGCCCTATGCCCTATCCATATGCTCTCACCAAGGACATACAaagaatacacatatatgcaaacccCCTTTCAGTAGTTAAAGCAATACAGAGTGGATTCCCTAATGATCACATTTGCCTTATCACTTCTGTTACAGCTAAACTCCAGCAATTAGTATCAGAAGGTCACAATGTCACTCTTAGTTGGATTCCAAGTCACACCAACATTACTGGAAATGACATAGCAGATCAAGCtgcattctcttcctcttattgcAGCTACGCCAGTGCTATTATCCCTCTTAGCCTATCCCAGTTGCGGATGACCATACGCAGAAACGTCTTATTAGAAAGCAGGCTAGAGCACCTAGCCTGTGTATCCAGAGGCTTTCCCTCAGCTGATTGTTACAAGGAGGTCTCCTCTTATGAAAGACCTCCCATTACAAGAACCACAACTCGTAAAGAGGCAGTCATTCTTCATAAACTACGATTAGGCTATAGGTGCTCTTGGGAGATGGTAGAGAGGAACCACCGAGAATGTCAACACTGCGAAGCTCCAAcatctgagcctttgcttcactATCTACTTTCTTGCCCCATTCTACAGACAATTCGTCCGCATAGATTTGCCTCTGAGAACTATTAGAACTTCCTCTGACTGGTGAGGAACGTTATCATCTTGGCCTTGCAAAATGACATTATTTTAATCTTATAAATCACCACCCTTAATCCCTCAATTAATACCCCACTTACGGGTGACTAACGCGAAACCCTGTCTGATCAATGATCAGTGaatcttaagaaaaaaaggaaaaaaaagaagagttaatttctcttttatctatctaattgtcCACTTCGTGTGCCCTTTctgcatttatatattcttatattcttacaattttgttattttgatgGATTACTGAAATATCCATATCAAATACACAAGTATCATTAAcacaaattgataaaaaaaatgtctcaAGTACTATTAATGAATACTCACCTGAAAACAAACATGTGGTGTCCTAGAGTATTTGCAGAGTGAATAAGCAACGACAATATCGCGTATATCTTCTGAAATTCTACCTCAAGTTAACGCATGTGTCATTGGagcgggtgtgcgtgtgtgcgtgtacttacATGCTTAGCAAACGTAATCAGTAATTACATATAGTTGCGATGATAGAGCGACCGATAGGGTGATGTTTCCACTGGAATCAGTCAGTCAAGACCAAGGTGTGGCCCGGTGTTTTGTCCTGCCTTAGTCGCGGCAGCAGAAGAACGAGCATCAGCCATTCCGGGACCATTACAACACTCTCCCTCCTGTGAAGCAAGCCTTCGAGATGGAGGTGGGTTGTTGAAGACACGAAAGCTTGACGCGGTCACTTGCTACAGTGTCTTTTCTCTTGCGTTGTCGAACGGTGGTTATTTTACTGTCGCGGCAGACTACAAGGAATGGACGACCGTATGGAGGGCCGAGGAGGATCATCGAGTAGCGCCAGAGCTGGGACTTGAACTGGGAGCCACAGTCtgttgtccctgtgtgtgtgtgtgttgtatatttatgtatgtgtacacacacacacacacacacacacacacacacacacacacacataaatatatatatatatatatatatatatatatatatatatatatatatatatattatatgtattaatgttattatgtatgtgatatattgatatatatatatatatatatatatatatatatatataatataatatatgtatgtatgtatgtatgtatgtatgtatatgtatatatatatatattatatatatatatatataatatatataatatatatatatatattgtgtgtctatatatatatatatatatatatatatatatatatataatatatatgtgtgtgtgtgtgtgtgtgtgtgtgtgtgtgtgtgtgtgtggtgtgtggtgtgtgttgtatgtatatattatatatatatatatatatatatatatatatatatatatatatatatattatgtgtgtatatgtataaatttatatatatatagacatatatataaacatatgtatatatcatatatatatatagatagatagataggtagataaataggtagatagacagatagatagatagatagatagatatagatatagatgtatagatatataaatatagatggaaaaacccacaatacaaaaactagatttattgaaaatgagactacagtttcgacctgaggatggaatccaggtggatttcgaaactgtagtctcattttcaataaatctaatttttgtattgtgggtttttattccatagtatcagcacggaagagtgtttttccattcataaatatagatatatatgccaaTGTCACGCAGTGAGGAGACGTAATATTTGAATTTCACGATGTACACCATACATCATTATTGGATTAAGTCTTACTtgatattgtgttttattttattttattggttaaACAAACACCACTAGATGCAGTGTTCTTTTACTGAAAACGTATTTCAAAGAACAATTTTACTCCCATGGTAGTGCATTAGAGGCTGATCAATCCTTTGCACTAATTGTGTTGACATGAGAATTAGATTAAACTAGGCGCCCTACACAAAGTTAACAAGGGCATGCAAGATATACAAAAGGTCATGGCCATACACCTGGAGAAAGCAGCATATTAGCAGCGCAAATTTTGAGCATACTAAATCTAATGTTGAGACAACACTATCTACTACGGTTCTTTTAGTATTACTAGTCATAGCTAATGCATTAACTCTACAAGGtttaatgataagaacaggatATATAAAAGTGGTATAATCAAAAAACTGTTATGGAGaggtatttatattaaaatactaatatcaGGTCCATAAGGATTACAAAGTATATTTTCCTAGCAAGGACTGCAGTCGTTAAACAAACCATAGGAAAAGCTAATGCTATTATCTAGCTGGAGCGCGAGAGATCTGGAATGACGACGCCGACTTCCTGCATCGTGACCGCGCGGACTGGCTTGTGCTTGACCGTCTTCATCACGACGTCCCAGCCCGCCACCACCTCGCCGAAGGGGCAGGCGAAGTTCCTCTGCGGGTTCTCGATGGTGCAGATGTCAAAGCAGGCGTCTCGATCGGGCCTTCCGCTCCCGGCGCCCACCACGAGCCCTAGCTTCTGGGGCTTCTTGAACTTCCCGTCCCATTCCAGGTTCTCGAGGACGCCCTTCGCGCTGGTTCCTCCGTCGGGCGTCGGGTAGAGTCCCGCGTGGAGGCACTCACCGGGGATGCCCCTCGCGAACACCTCCTGGAACTTGGCTCCCCTGTACGACGGCCCATGGGTGCCGGTGCACATCGCCAGGAAGTTGTGGGCGCGGCGCAGGTGTCCCCACAGGCGAATGTAGATTCGGCCGAGGCGCTGCTCTCCCGCTGTCAGCTCCAGGAACACCTCGGGGTTGTCCTGGGGAATCAGGGCCTGCAGCACTGCCAGCTGTTGGGGGGGAGGTGACAGCTAAGACGACAGATTTAATTtcacgggaaaggggggggggtgagaaaaagagggagagggagaaggagagagagagagagagagagaaagagagagagggggggagagagagagagagaaataattatatatacatagacatataaaaaGTCGGTGACCCCCACCTTAATCATGAAGTGTGCATCCTCCATGTGATTCCCGAGAGCATACAGGTGCAGTCGCTTATCCTCCCACTTGAGTTCTCCCTTCCGGCCGTCCTCAGCGTACGCACAGCACTTCAGCGGCCACAATGAGGGTTCCAGCAGCGCCGTCTCTAGTccattgctgctgttgttgttgttgttgttgtttgtggtgtgatcGTTCGCAGCTGTATAAGTGATTTTGTCGGTGCTCTTTGTCTCCTGTCGAAGGCTGCTCCTCGTGCGTGTCCTGGGAGTGCCGGTGGTGCTGTCTCCGGCCACGTTGGTTCTCCTTCTGAGAGTGTTGTTGGGACTGTTGTTGGTGCTGTCTTGGCCCTGCTTCTGGCTGTTCCTGGTCCTTCGAGTGCGGTTGGTGCTGGCCTTGCCCTCAGGTTCCGTCTCCTCAGGGGCGCTCCTAAAACTGCCGAGGATGGTCTTCATGCGAGCGAGGTATCCTAAGACTGAACTGACGTCGGCGGTCTTCTTGGTGTCGCCCATCATGACCTTGACGTCCTCTGCGGAGTTCGTGGTGAGGGAGCTCTCCTCGCACGTCCTCAGGAGCTGGAGGGAGCACTTTTTCACCTTCtgaataattttcttcttctcgtcGACTACCGACTGAAGGATGAGGTTCCCTTGTTCTTggatctccttcttcttctcctgtagAATGAGCCTGGTCCTCACCACGTCGTGGTCCTTCTTGACGGGACACGCCCCGCACAACGGCGCCTGGCAGTCGCGGCACCAGAACTCAAGCACTTCACCGTGGTTCTCGCACATGCCGAACTGGAAGACCAATTTTGGCCATTTAGCATCATCACTATGCATGGGGACAATTTTAATCATTAACATTAGGGAAGTCAAATCATGATTACTGGAGTATGGATATCAGTACATCTCATGGGGGAT
The Penaeus monodon isolate SGIC_2016 chromosome 18, NSTDA_Pmon_1, whole genome shotgun sequence genome window above contains:
- the LOC119584305 gene encoding uncharacterized protein LOC119584305 isoform X3, coding for MAQEEELLCPLCSELYEEDVKEPLLLPRCGHVFCRSCLTKTVGARSHFPCPTCRKRHLRPHVSQLPVHIDTLARAEVFRDSKGIPRSRLFGMCENHGEVLEFWCRDCQAPLCGACPVKKDHDVVRTRLILQEKKKEIQEQGNLILQSVVDEKKKIIQKVKKCSLQLLRTCEESSLTTNSAEDVKVMMGDTKKTADVSSVLGYLARMKTILGSFRSAPEETEPEGKASTNRTRRTRNSQKQGQDSTNNSPNNTLRRRTNVAGDSTTGTPRTRTRSSLRQETKSTDKITYTAANDHTTNNNNNNNSSNGLETALLEPSLWPLKCCAYAEDGRKGELKWEDKRLHLYALGNHMEDAHFMIKLAVLQALIPQDNPEVFLELTAGEQRLGRIYIRLWGHLRRAHNFLAMCTGTHGPSYRGAKFQEVFARGIPGECLHAGLYPTPDGGTSAKGVLENLEWDGKFKKPQKLGLVVGAGSGRPDRDACFDICTIENPQRNFACPFGEVVAGWDVVMKTVKHKPVRAVTMQEVGVVIPDLSRSS
- the LOC119584305 gene encoding uncharacterized protein LOC119584305 isoform X1, whose product is MVECGRHPSTPSPNSLPTSLTTHTARHRPARMAQEEELLCPLCSELYEEDVKEPLLLPRCGHVFCRSCLTKTVGARSHFPCPTCRKRHLRPHVSQLPVHIDTLARAEVFRDSKGIPRSRLFGMCENHGEVLEFWCRDCQAPLCGACPVKKDHDVVRTRLILQEKKKEIQEQGNLILQSVVDEKKKIIQKVKKCSLQLLRTCEESSLTTNSAEDVKVMMGDTKKTADVSSVLGYLARMKTILGSFRSAPEETEPEGKASTNRTRRTRNSQKQGQDSTNNSPNNTLRRRTNVAGDSTTGTPRTRTRSSLRQETKSTDKITYTAANDHTTNNNNNNNSSNGLETALLEPSLWPLKCCAYAEDGRKGELKWEDKRLHLYALGNHMEDAHFMIKLAVLQALIPQDNPEVFLELTAGEQRLGRIYIRLWGHLRRAHNFLAMCTGTHGPSYRGAKFQEVFARGIPGECLHAGLYPTPDGGTSAKGVLENLEWDGKFKKPQKLGLVVGAGSGRPDRDACFDICTIENPQRNFACPFGEVVAGWDVVMKTVKHKPVRAVTMQEVGVVIPDLSRSS
- the LOC119584305 gene encoding uncharacterized protein LOC119584305 isoform X2 — encoded protein: MVECGRHPSTPSPNSLPTSLTTHTARHRPARMAQEEELLCPLCSELYEEDVKEPLLLPRCGHVFCRSCLTKTVGARSHFPCPTCRKRHLRPHVSQLPVHIDTLARAEVFRDSKFGMCENHGEVLEFWCRDCQAPLCGACPVKKDHDVVRTRLILQEKKKEIQEQGNLILQSVVDEKKKIIQKVKKCSLQLLRTCEESSLTTNSAEDVKVMMGDTKKTADVSSVLGYLARMKTILGSFRSAPEETEPEGKASTNRTRRTRNSQKQGQDSTNNSPNNTLRRRTNVAGDSTTGTPRTRTRSSLRQETKSTDKITYTAANDHTTNNNNNNNSSNGLETALLEPSLWPLKCCAYAEDGRKGELKWEDKRLHLYALGNHMEDAHFMIKLAVLQALIPQDNPEVFLELTAGEQRLGRIYIRLWGHLRRAHNFLAMCTGTHGPSYRGAKFQEVFARGIPGECLHAGLYPTPDGGTSAKGVLENLEWDGKFKKPQKLGLVVGAGSGRPDRDACFDICTIENPQRNFACPFGEVVAGWDVVMKTVKHKPVRAVTMQEVGVVIPDLSRSS
- the LOC119584305 gene encoding uncharacterized protein LOC119584305 isoform X4, yielding MAQEEELLCPLCSELYEEDVKEPLLLPRCGHVFCRSCLTKTVGARSHFPCPTCRKRHLRPHVSQLPVHIDTLARAEVFRDSKFGMCENHGEVLEFWCRDCQAPLCGACPVKKDHDVVRTRLILQEKKKEIQEQGNLILQSVVDEKKKIIQKVKKCSLQLLRTCEESSLTTNSAEDVKVMMGDTKKTADVSSVLGYLARMKTILGSFRSAPEETEPEGKASTNRTRRTRNSQKQGQDSTNNSPNNTLRRRTNVAGDSTTGTPRTRTRSSLRQETKSTDKITYTAANDHTTNNNNNNNSSNGLETALLEPSLWPLKCCAYAEDGRKGELKWEDKRLHLYALGNHMEDAHFMIKLAVLQALIPQDNPEVFLELTAGEQRLGRIYIRLWGHLRRAHNFLAMCTGTHGPSYRGAKFQEVFARGIPGECLHAGLYPTPDGGTSAKGVLENLEWDGKFKKPQKLGLVVGAGSGRPDRDACFDICTIENPQRNFACPFGEVVAGWDVVMKTVKHKPVRAVTMQEVGVVIPDLSRSS